The sequence TTAGAGCATTAAAATCTAGATTGAATTGTAAATACACTTATTTTGCAAGTAAAACCGAATATGGTATTATAAAGTTAGAGGATAACAATTTTGAATCATCAAATAATATCTTTGTTGAAATCCGAAAAAGAATTGAAGAAAACCCTGAAGAACATATTCGTGACATCCTGGCATTAATACCATTTATTCGGAATTTATATGAATATAATGGAAATCAAGAAAATTTTCTAAAGTTAACTAAAATCCTACATTATGATTTTGATTATAATGAAGTTCCTTTAAATTCACTGACTAATATCTACTCAGAATGGAACATTCAAATCCCCAACAATACTGAAAAAATATATCAGTTAATTTTTCAGGAAGCTGAAGAAATTACACAAACACGAACAACAAAAATCAATATCGTCAACAAGCTCGTTTTATCAATGGCTATTAGATTAAAAGCTGAAAAATTCATGCTTGATTATTTAAATATTACAGATACATCAGAATTTGATAAAAATCAAACTAGATCATTATTTAATATGTTTAAAGTGAATTCTAATGAAAATAAAGATATTGAAATACTTGAACGTGTTGCAATAATGACACCTGAAAATATCCACGTCAATTCATTTATGTATGAACCATTATTGGATATGAGTGATGCAGCTTTAAAGGACTTGTATTCAGATGTTTTAGATTTAATTGATAGTTACAATAATTCATAATATATAATACTAGGGCAAATGACTTATTTTATAAACAGTGAAATTATGTTTGTGGATACAAACCATATGAAAATGCCTTGAAATAAGTTTATCCATTATGTTTTCAAATGTCTAGTAATCAAATAACTTGTAGTGAAATATAGTATATATCAAAAAAATTACTTTGCAAATGCTCTCTCTAATTCTTTATATACATTATAAACATACTTACTATATATAATAATATATTAAAAGAGGTTATTTATGTCAAGTGAAAAATTACTAGAAGTAAATGAAAATATTTTATCTGAATTAACCAAATTAAGAAAAGAAGTTACTGAGATTAAAAAAGGATTGAATAAATCTAATTCAAACAAACAAAAAAATACAGAATCCCATGAGGATTTATTTGATACTGAAAAAATGAAAAAAATAATTTCAGAATATGAGATGTACAATATTCATGATTTCATGGATTTGCTTGAAAATTTAAAAGATGGAAAACCTATTAATAATTATTCCTCTGAGGATAACAAAATATCTAGAAAGTTATATACTGAAATTTGTGAGTTGTTAACTAATATTAAAAATGGGGATTATGATTCAATTTTTAAACTCGATGAAAAATTCATATCTGATGAGGATTCCCCTGAGGAATAATACCATTAATATTTTCAGAACAGGCAATGACAATTATGGCGAATATAATGAAAAATCAATGCAAGGCATATATTAAAATTTACAATATTTAATTTTAATTATTTGGAGTTTAAAAAGACATATTATTAATTAATGAACTAAAAATCATCAATATATCCCCATACTCCAGATAATTAAGTTATACACTATTTAAAGGAGATTCATTTATAAATTAATAATATTTAAGTATTATTAATAATATAATTATTAAACAGTTCCGGAGGATTTTTATGTTAAATCATGTTGTTAATATTACCGACCAATATTTAGAAAAATTTCCCAAACCTGAAAGAAAAAACATTGGTCAGTTTTTCACTTCTAAAAATACTGCCGTTTTCATGGCAGATATGTTTAAGGAAAATATTAATAAAGACTTAACTATTTTAGATCCTGGTGCAGGTACTGGAATATTATCTGCCGCATTAATTGAAAGACTACAAAGTCTTAATTTGAATTCCATTCATCTAGTGATGTATGAAAATGATGAAAATATTCTACCAACATTAGAATCAAATTGCAGATATCTAATTAAATCTTCCAAAATTCCATTAACAATTGATTTAGTCAAAAAGAATTTTATTTTAGACAATGAATTTGAAAATTCCCTATTAAACTCCAATACCAAATTTGATTTAATCATTTCAAATCCTCCTTATAAAAAAATACCTAAAAAAGCTCCTGAATCCCAGAAAATGTTAAATGTGGTTTACGGCGCTCCAAATTTATATTTTCTTTTCATGGCAATGTCTCTGCACCTTTTAAAAGAAGATGGTGAAATGGTATTTATCATACCTCGTAGCTGGACATCTGGAAATTATTTTAAAACCTTCAGGAAATACTTATTAAGAAATGGGGAAATTAACAATATCCATTTATTTATCAATAGAAATAATTTATTTAAGCAGGATTCCATTCTCCAAGAAACAATAATCGTTAAAGTTTCTAAAAGCCATAATAATCCTGAATTCATTAATGTTTCCTCATCAAATGATTTCATGTTTGATGATTTGAAACGATTTAAGTTACCCTACGAATTATCCGTATCTAGAGACGATAATTCATTTATTTTTCTGCCGACAAATCAAAGCGAGGTTAATGTTTTAACTCTATTAAATAAATTTGAATATAGCCTCACTGATTTGGGAATTAAATTAAAAACAGGTTTAACAGTTGGCTTTAGAAATAAAGAGTTATTATCTGATTATCAATGCCCTCAATCCGTACCTATATTTTATCCATGCCATTTTAATGAAGGATTTGTTAAGTTTCCAGTTGACACTGATAAAAAACAATTTATTTTAAAAGATAAATCTAGTTTACTTCAGGACAATAAAAATTTCTTGTTTTTGAAAAGATTCACATCTAAAGAAGAAGAAAGAAGATTACAACCTGCAATATACCTACATGACTCTTTAAATGAATTTAATTATATTTCAACTGATAATAAAATTAATTTCATTGACACTATTAACAAAAATGATTATTTGACACTGCCTGAAATTTACGGATTATTCGCCCTATTCAATTCCACAATATATGACATGTATTACAGGATTTTAGACGGAAGTACACAAGTAAATGCTAGTGAAATTAATTCAATGCCTGTTCCAGATAGAAATTCATTAAAACAACTAGGTAATAAAATAATTCATTCCAGTAATTTAACAACCCCTTATTGTGATAAAATATTAGGAGAATTAATTTATGGATAATTTAGATTCTGCAAAAGAAATATTAAAAGCAATTGAAATGCCGGAACGACAACAAAATGACATCAGTGCTTATACACTATTAGCATTAGCAGATATTAGCCAAGACAAAAATTGGAGTCAATCCAATAATGATTGGATAGGAATACATGAGATTATACAATTCATATCCAATAATTATGATCAAACATATGCTGAAAATTCACGAGAATCTATTAGAAAAGATGCCATTCATCCATTTAGACATGCAGCAATAGTTAAAGATAATGGTGAAGCCACTAATTCTCCAAATTATAAATATAAATTAACAGATGAGTTTTTAAACTTAATACAAAGTTATGACACACCACAATGGGATAAATCTTTAAATGAATTTTTATCATCACATGAATCATTAATACGCATATATTCTTCTCAAAGAGAATTAACAAAAAAACCAGTACAGATTAATGGTGAAATTTTTAGTTTTACCTCTGGAGAACATAATGAACTACAAATACAAATCCTTGAAGAATTTGCCCCACGTTTTGCACCGGGAAGTGAATGTTTATATGTAGGAGATACTGCTAAAAAAGATTTATTCATTAACAATGAAAAATTAGAAGAATTAGGATTTGAAATTTCAACCCACAACAAAATGCCTGATGTTATTTTATATTGTGAAGAAAAAAATTGGATTTATTTTATTGAAGCTGTTACTTCAACAGGTCCAATGAATCCTAAAAGAATAATTGAAATTAACCAGTTAACTGAAAATGTTGATGCAGGAAAAATTTACATTACTGCATTTTTAGATTTCAAAACATTTAAAAAATTCGCAACCGATTTAGCTTGGGATAGTGAAGTTTGGATTGCTGATAATCCTGATCACTTAATCCATTTTAATGGGGACAGATTTTTAGGTCCAAGGTAAAAAAAAAAATAATTATCAATTTATAATATTTTTGTTATGTATCCACTCACGATGCTTTCCAATAGCTACACGAACAATAACATCAATCAAATCAGTTTCATCAATCTGTTTGAAATAATAGTGAGCCGGTCCTTCAAGCATCTGCCTTAAGTCATAAAAAGGCCTTGGCTTAACAGCATCCGGATGCATCAACCCATATTTTTTCAATAGCTTCACATTTTCTGTTTCGTATTTCTCCAATCCGGATTTCTGCACTTTAGTGGCAACGGTCTTTTCTTTTTTATCGAAAATCTTAGCAATTTGAGATGAATCGATTAAAATACTAGATTCAATTAACAGCAGCATTATTTCTTTTCCTTTAACTGTTATTGTTGTTGGATGTGAATTTTCACTATCTAGTATTAATTTCATTTTATTGCCTCAGTTATATATT is a genomic window of uncultured Methanobrevibacter sp. containing:
- a CDS encoding Eco57I restriction-modification methylase domain-containing protein produces the protein MLNHVVNITDQYLEKFPKPERKNIGQFFTSKNTAVFMADMFKENINKDLTILDPGAGTGILSAALIERLQSLNLNSIHLVMYENDENILPTLESNCRYLIKSSKIPLTIDLVKKNFILDNEFENSLLNSNTKFDLIISNPPYKKIPKKAPESQKMLNVVYGAPNLYFLFMAMSLHLLKEDGEMVFIIPRSWTSGNYFKTFRKYLLRNGEINNIHLFINRNNLFKQDSILQETIIVKVSKSHNNPEFINVSSSNDFMFDDLKRFKLPYELSVSRDDNSFIFLPTNQSEVNVLTLLNKFEYSLTDLGIKLKTGLTVGFRNKELLSDYQCPQSVPIFYPCHFNEGFVKFPVDTDKKQFILKDKSSLLQDNKNFLFLKRFTSKEEERRLQPAIYLHDSLNEFNYISTDNKINFIDTINKNDYLTLPEIYGLFALFNSTIYDMYYRILDGSTQVNASEINSMPVPDRNSLKQLGNKIIHSSNLTTPYCDKILGELIYG
- a CDS encoding BsuBI/PstI family type II restriction endonuclease — translated: MDNLDSAKEILKAIEMPERQQNDISAYTLLALADISQDKNWSQSNNDWIGIHEIIQFISNNYDQTYAENSRESIRKDAIHPFRHAAIVKDNGEATNSPNYKYKLTDEFLNLIQSYDTPQWDKSLNEFLSSHESLIRIYSSQRELTKKPVQINGEIFSFTSGEHNELQIQILEEFAPRFAPGSECLYVGDTAKKDLFINNEKLEELGFEISTHNKMPDVILYCEEKNWIYFIEAVTSTGPMNPKRIIEINQLTENVDAGKIYITAFLDFKTFKKFATDLAWDSEVWIADNPDHLIHFNGDRFLGPR